A single window of Chloroflexota bacterium DNA harbors:
- a CDS encoding lactonase family protein — protein MTIRHGEPHPVLSSANLTGDDARNEGVSVNDERFLFVGTYTDLGAEGIYTCRLNVATGAVECVDVQPGIENPTFLVIDPSGEHLYAACEKVSGDGVVTAYAINGNGALTLLNSAHTGGAGPCHLQVDQTDSYVVVANYFGGSVSLLPIQANGSLGARTDFVQHHGSSVNPERQRQAHAHCVMIDGANTLVYVCDLGMDAIVVYRIDHATGRLIEQPDLSVPAEPGDGPRHFAFHPASAHAYAVNELGSSVSAYDYDAATGALTVTQRISTLPVAWSGDSTCADIHVSPDGRFVYASNRGHNSIAAFAVESATGRLTPLGHTPTRGEIPRNFLITPDGRFLLAANQNSGSIVTFRVDRASGELEFSGHEVAVPAPVCLKLLSHRE, from the coding sequence ATGACAATTCGACATGGCGAGCCGCATCCGGTGCTATCGTCCGCCAATCTCACCGGCGACGACGCGCGAAATGAGGGTGTGAGCGTGAACGACGAGCGCTTCCTGTTCGTGGGCACTTATACCGATCTGGGCGCCGAAGGCATTTACACCTGCCGCCTGAACGTTGCGACCGGCGCCGTCGAATGCGTTGACGTGCAGCCGGGCATCGAGAATCCGACGTTCCTCGTCATCGACCCAAGCGGGGAACACCTGTATGCCGCCTGTGAGAAGGTTTCCGGCGACGGTGTGGTCACGGCTTACGCGATCAATGGGAATGGCGCCCTGACGTTGCTCAACTCGGCGCACACCGGTGGCGCCGGGCCGTGCCACCTGCAAGTTGATCAGACGGATTCCTACGTCGTCGTGGCGAACTACTTTGGCGGCAGCGTGAGTCTCCTGCCGATCCAAGCGAATGGGTCACTGGGAGCGCGCACCGATTTCGTCCAGCATCACGGCTCGTCGGTCAATCCCGAGCGCCAGCGACAGGCCCATGCGCATTGCGTGATGATCGACGGCGCCAACACCCTCGTGTACGTCTGCGACCTTGGCATGGACGCCATCGTGGTCTATCGCATCGATCACGCGACCGGGCGGCTGATCGAGCAACCGGACTTGAGCGTGCCTGCCGAGCCGGGCGACGGGCCGCGACATTTCGCATTTCATCCGGCCTCCGCCCACGCCTACGCGGTCAACGAACTGGGGTCGTCAGTCTCCGCCTACGACTACGACGCGGCAACGGGGGCGCTGACCGTCACGCAGAGAATCTCGACGCTACCCGTGGCGTGGAGCGGCGACAGCACCTGCGCCGACATTCATGTGTCGCCCGATGGCCGGTTCGTGTACGCCTCGAACCGGGGGCACAACTCGATTGCGGCGTTTGCGGTGGAGTCCGCCACGGGGCGGCTCACGCCGCTTGGTCATACCCCGACCCGCGGCGAAATCCCGCGAAACTTTCTCATCACGCCCGACGGCCGCTTCCTGCTCGCCGCCAACCAGAACTCCGGCAGTATCGTCACGTTTCGGGTCGATAGGGCTTCGGGAGAGCTTGAGTTTTCCGGCCACGAGGTTGCGGTGCCCGCGCCCGTGTGCCTGAAACTGCTGTCCCACCGCGAATAG
- a CDS encoding amidohydrolase family protein gives MHTHNHESHGSSPTGRTVVRAGKLFDGASRTLTDDAVVVVAGGQVAAAGPAFDIEIRPDDQVIDLRPCTVLPGLIDAHVHLMGQNPAHAHPGPIEYRAIRSAAQAKALLDAGFTTLRDLGSQTSVALKQAIDDGAVPGPRMIAAGYAIARTGGPWFGMEPSWRWVRPAEGVDACRQAVHRCIREGSSVIKIGTSTGRGDAAWGEIPTYTVAEVQAVVEEAHAWGLRVAAHAMGDEGVRRAVLGGVDTVEHGYNITDDTLGLIIERGVYLVPTLRARAFTTSDSGRRTYAHQVRSLRRAYAAGARLALGTDTTGGAEMPHGHENAVEFRLMAETMEPIDALLSGTRVAAQALGLHPHVGSLQPGAAADLVAVRENPLRELDTLQRVEFVMQGGRVILAP, from the coding sequence ATGCACACCCACAACCACGAGTCCCACGGCTCGTCGCCGACGGGGCGAACTGTCGTGCGCGCCGGCAAGCTCTTCGACGGCGCGAGCCGCACGCTCACCGACGACGCCGTGGTAGTGGTCGCCGGCGGACAAGTGGCCGCCGCCGGACCGGCGTTCGACATCGAGATTCGTCCCGACGACCAAGTGATCGATCTCCGGCCTTGCACGGTGTTGCCGGGACTGATCGACGCCCACGTCCATCTCATGGGTCAGAACCCGGCGCACGCGCATCCCGGCCCCATCGAATACCGCGCCATTCGGTCGGCGGCGCAAGCCAAAGCGCTGCTCGACGCCGGATTCACCACCCTGCGAGACTTGGGCTCACAGACCTCCGTGGCTCTCAAGCAAGCCATCGACGACGGCGCCGTGCCGGGTCCGCGAATGATCGCCGCCGGCTACGCCATCGCCCGCACCGGCGGCCCCTGGTTTGGCATGGAGCCGTCGTGGCGCTGGGTGCGACCCGCCGAAGGCGTCGACGCCTGCCGCCAGGCCGTGCATCGCTGCATTCGGGAAGGATCAAGCGTCATCAAGATCGGCACCTCCACCGGGCGAGGGGACGCGGCCTGGGGTGAGATCCCGACCTACACGGTGGCCGAGGTGCAGGCCGTGGTCGAGGAGGCGCATGCCTGGGGCCTGCGCGTGGCGGCGCACGCCATGGGCGACGAGGGCGTCCGCCGGGCGGTGCTCGGCGGCGTCGACACCGTCGAGCACGGCTACAACATCACCGACGACACCCTGGGCTTGATCATCGAGCGCGGCGTCTATCTGGTTCCGACCCTGCGCGCGCGGGCCTTTACCACCAGCGACAGCGGACGACGGACCTACGCCCACCAGGTTCGCTCGCTGCGGCGGGCGTATGCGGCCGGCGCGCGGCTGGCGCTGGGAACCGACACGACGGGCGGCGCCGAGATGCCGCACGGCCACGAGAACGCGGTTGAATTCAGACTCATGGCCGAGACCATGGAGCCCATCGACGCGCTGCTGTCGGGTACGCGGGTGGCGGCGCAAGCGCTTGGGCTTCATCCGCACGTCGGCAGCCTGCAACCCGGAGCGGCCGCCGACCTGGTCGCCGTGCGCGAGAATCCCCTGCGTGAGCTCGACACCCTGCAACGGGTCGAATTCGTCATGCAGGGCGGCCGGGTGATCCTGGCGCCCTGA
- a CDS encoding ABC transporter ATP-binding protein, with protein sequence MQLPERVERGDLLLSVRNLRTHFRVRDGVLRAVDGVSYAIERGKTLGLVGESGCGKSVSALSVMRLIRPPGDIVGGEVIWQDRNLRDLSDREMRRVRGDEISMIFQEPMTALNPVFNTGNQIGEVLREHRDFSGKQRYERIIEVLRLVGIPQPEQRVKAYPHELSGGMRQRVMIAMALACEPQLLLADEPTTALDVTIQAQILELIREIRARTGMALLLITHDLGVIAEMADDVAVMYTGEVVEYADVGSLFAAPKHPYTRGLMTSIPSLMTDRSERLSTIRGSVPHMMRLPLGCLFQARCPEAMNICRDNRPQLQRLDDGRTVRCHLYPQRPSGHDGEPLPQARATAGSVN encoded by the coding sequence ATGCAGCTGCCGGAACGGGTCGAAAGAGGCGACCTGCTGCTGTCGGTGCGAAACCTGCGCACGCACTTTCGGGTTCGCGACGGAGTGCTTCGGGCCGTTGACGGCGTGTCCTATGCCATCGAACGCGGCAAGACGCTCGGGCTGGTGGGCGAATCCGGCTGCGGCAAGAGCGTCAGCGCGCTCAGTGTGATGCGTCTGATTCGTCCGCCGGGCGACATTGTCGGCGGCGAGGTGATATGGCAGGACCGCAATCTGCGCGACCTTAGTGATCGGGAGATGCGCCGCGTGCGCGGCGACGAGATTTCCATGATCTTCCAGGAGCCCATGACGGCGCTGAATCCCGTGTTCAACACCGGCAATCAGATTGGCGAGGTTCTGCGTGAACATCGCGACTTCTCAGGCAAGCAGCGCTACGAGCGGATCATCGAGGTGCTGCGGCTGGTGGGGATTCCCCAACCGGAGCAGCGGGTGAAGGCGTATCCCCATGAGCTGTCGGGCGGCATGCGGCAGCGTGTGATGATCGCCATGGCGCTGGCGTGCGAACCCCAGCTGCTCCTGGCCGACGAACCCACGACCGCCCTCGACGTGACGATTCAGGCCCAGATTCTCGAATTGATCCGGGAAATCCGGGCCCGGACGGGCATGGCGCTGTTGCTGATCACGCACGATCTCGGGGTGATTGCGGAGATGGCGGATGACGTGGCGGTGATGTACACGGGCGAGGTGGTCGAGTACGCCGACGTCGGATCTCTATTTGCCGCGCCGAAGCACCCGTATACCCGCGGGCTGATGACGAGCATTCCGAGCCTGATGACGGATCGCAGCGAACGGCTCTCGACCATCCGCGGATCGGTGCCGCACATGATGCGGCTGCCGCTCGGGTGCCTCTTCCAGGCGCGCTGTCCGGAGGCGATGAACATTTGCCGCGACAATCGCCCGCAGCTTCAGCGGCTTGACGATGGGCGCACGGTGCGCTGTCACCTGTATCCCCAGCGACCATCCGGGCACGACGGCGAGCCGCTGCCACAGGCTCGAGCGACCGCGGGATCGGTGAACTGA
- a CDS encoding SpoIID/LytB domain-containing protein → MALVVTLLATTGVGAQQRDLALPEVIRVLLGDVGDTLTLEPQGPSTAVVDGRARDMASGQRIVVGRSSRFLAFPAQAAAPWALEIGVGGPVRTAEPGHVHLGPYLDLAVLERHRRLLRTEAGVGARVLPPRPTLAVGDWATFELPERLDVRPAEIHATTRLNGTPYRGGFDIRRVDRGFRVVNHVGLADYLASVVGAEMPRNWEMEALKAQAVAARTYAIQHLRPNETFDICDNQNCQAYGGTRSESERTQAAVAATAGVVAMFNGAPIEALYSANAGDVTESSEHVWGTPIPYLRSVPSPGDAAALTVSWGAEGYRWTRTIPLSELADYRAFRNGGVGAIVDLRVLERTPAGRPLRVLVVGAAGEVELFGDAVRTALGLPSAFVELELAPVASLELIGAAPRRLGALLQEGHRITSVRRSVAFATAPSDIELVNGAVHVAVFERPPSLVLTGRGFGHGLGMSQWGAQGMALAGHTYDEILTHYYTGIELRVLT, encoded by the coding sequence GTGGCGCTTGTGGTCACGCTGCTCGCGACGACCGGCGTGGGCGCCCAGCAGCGCGACCTGGCGTTGCCCGAGGTCATTCGGGTCTTGCTCGGCGACGTGGGCGACACGCTCACGCTCGAGCCCCAAGGCCCTTCGACGGCGGTTGTCGATGGCCGCGCGCGGGACATGGCGTCGGGGCAGCGGATTGTCGTCGGACGCTCGTCGCGATTCCTGGCGTTCCCCGCGCAGGCGGCGGCGCCGTGGGCGCTCGAGATCGGCGTCGGCGGCCCGGTGCGGACGGCCGAGCCGGGCCACGTGCATCTCGGCCCCTACCTTGACCTGGCGGTGCTCGAGCGCCACCGCCGGTTGCTCCGGACGGAGGCTGGCGTCGGCGCACGCGTCCTGCCGCCGCGCCCCACGCTGGCGGTTGGCGATTGGGCGACGTTTGAGCTTCCGGAGCGGCTCGACGTGCGGCCGGCTGAGATTCATGCCACGACGCGGCTCAACGGCACGCCCTACCGCGGCGGATTTGATATTCGTCGGGTCGATAGGGGCTTTCGCGTGGTGAATCACGTGGGCCTTGCCGACTACCTGGCGTCGGTGGTGGGCGCGGAGATGCCCCGAAACTGGGAGATGGAGGCGCTAAAGGCGCAGGCGGTGGCGGCGCGGACCTATGCCATCCAGCACCTGCGACCCAACGAGACCTTCGACATTTGCGACAACCAAAACTGCCAGGCCTATGGCGGCACCCGCAGCGAGTCCGAGCGAACGCAGGCCGCGGTGGCGGCGACGGCGGGAGTCGTGGCGATGTTCAACGGCGCGCCGATCGAAGCGCTGTACTCAGCGAACGCCGGCGATGTGACCGAGAGCTCCGAGCACGTGTGGGGCACGCCCATTCCCTATCTTCGCAGCGTGCCGTCACCCGGTGACGCCGCCGCCCTGACCGTGTCATGGGGCGCCGAGGGCTATCGCTGGACGCGGACGATTCCGCTGTCCGAACTGGCTGACTATCGGGCCTTTCGCAACGGAGGCGTGGGCGCGATTGTGGATTTGCGCGTGTTGGAGCGCACGCCGGCGGGACGTCCGCTGCGTGTCCTGGTGGTCGGCGCCGCGGGAGAGGTGGAGCTTTTTGGCGATGCCGTGCGCACGGCGCTTGGCCTGCCCAGCGCGTTTGTGGAGCTGGAGCTTGCCCCGGTGGCGTCGCTGGAGCTGATTGGCGCGGCGCCCCGCCGCCTGGGCGCGTTGCTCCAGGAGGGGCACCGCATCACGTCCGTGCGCCGCAGCGTCGCCTTTGCCACGGCGCCGTCCGATATCGAGCTGGTGAACGGAGCCGTGCACGTCGCGGTATTCGAGCGCCCGCCGTCGCTGGTCCTCACGGGTCGCGGATTCGGCCACGGCCTGGGCATGAGCCAATGGGGTGCGCAGGGCATGGCGCTGGCCGGGCACACCTATGACGAAATCCTGACCCACTACTACACGGGCATCGAGTTGCGTGTATTGACATGA
- a CDS encoding twin-arginine translocase TatA/TatE family subunit, whose protein sequence is MFTSLGPLELLIILLIVIALFGAGRIAGVGQALGKSVREFRSEARAGLEDEEEEEGEGDDEAKAAESAEAPASTMASADATAEGAAEAPAEKKPES, encoded by the coding sequence GTGTTCACATCACTTGGGCCGCTTGAGCTGCTCATCATCTTGCTCATCGTGATCGCGCTATTCGGCGCCGGCCGCATCGCGGGCGTGGGGCAGGCGCTCGGCAAGAGCGTGCGCGAGTTCCGCAGCGAGGCGCGAGCGGGCCTCGAGGACGAGGAAGAGGAAGAAGGCGAAGGCGACGACGAGGCGAAGGCTGCGGAATCGGCCGAGGCCCCCGCGAGCACAATGGCCAGCGCCGACGCCACGGCCGAAGGCGCAGCCGAGGCCCCCGCCGAGAAAAAGCCCGAGTCCTAG
- a CDS encoding D-alanyl-D-alanine carboxypeptidase codes for MPTSKRDRRARRALDGWRQEELLDAGAGDATGVAVPPPIYHAQLRHPAQKPRVRRVQAMRFRRGAELLLVLLAAVAGVLVLTRIFSSVEAPLPDMGRVVNLLDRDIERVQANAPTLARTGNAAFIEDPFIQPLEAPPITAASAMVVDLSQRTILYGRDTHVPHAPASLAKLATAVVALEQAPADLRIQVPPEAAEQPPNVLGLRPGEVLTLQDLLFAMLLPSANDAAVTVADGIGGEAYTVAQMNDLARRLGLSNTTFANPVGFDSPDHRSTAFEMAVLAADAIERFPLIARIVSTRSYVIPARPNHGAYTATSLNGLLWSYDGALGVKTGRTKDAGGNIIAAAERDGRRLMVVLLGSSQRERDAAVLLDFGFQLLNAQG; via the coding sequence ATGCCGACAAGCAAACGAGATCGCCGGGCACGCCGGGCGCTGGACGGTTGGCGACAGGAGGAATTGCTTGACGCCGGCGCCGGGGACGCGACCGGCGTCGCGGTGCCGCCGCCGATCTACCACGCCCAGTTGCGGCACCCGGCGCAGAAGCCGCGGGTGCGCCGGGTGCAGGCGATGCGTTTTCGCCGGGGCGCGGAGTTGCTCCTGGTCCTGCTGGCGGCCGTTGCCGGCGTGCTGGTGCTGACGCGGATCTTTTCGTCGGTGGAGGCGCCGCTGCCGGACATGGGCCGGGTGGTGAACTTGCTCGACCGCGACATCGAGCGCGTGCAGGCCAATGCCCCGACGTTGGCTCGGACCGGCAACGCCGCGTTTATCGAGGACCCATTCATCCAACCGCTCGAAGCTCCGCCCATCACGGCTGCCTCGGCGATGGTCGTCGATCTCTCGCAGCGCACCATCCTGTATGGGCGCGACACGCATGTGCCGCATGCACCCGCGAGCCTGGCCAAACTGGCGACAGCCGTGGTCGCCTTGGAGCAGGCGCCGGCCGATTTGCGAATCCAGGTGCCGCCTGAAGCCGCCGAGCAGCCGCCTAACGTTCTCGGCCTGCGTCCCGGCGAGGTACTCACGCTGCAAGATCTGCTGTTCGCCATGTTGTTGCCGTCGGCGAACGATGCGGCGGTGACGGTGGCGGACGGGATTGGCGGTGAGGCTTACACCGTGGCGCAGATGAACGACCTCGCGCGACGGCTGGGGCTGAGCAACACCACGTTCGCCAACCCGGTGGGATTTGACTCGCCCGACCACCGGAGCACCGCCTTCGAGATGGCCGTGCTCGCCGCCGACGCGATCGAACGCTTTCCGCTCATCGCGCGCATAGTCTCCACGCGCTCCTATGTGATTCCGGCCCGTCCGAACCACGGCGCCTACACGGCCACGAGCCTCAACGGCCTGCTGTGGTCCTATGACGGCGCCCTGGGCGTCAAGACGGGGCGCACGAAAGACGCCGGCGGCAATATCATCGCCGCTGCCGAACGCGACGGGCGCCGTCTGATGGTCGTGCTCTTGGGGAGCAGCCAGCGCGAGCGCGACGCGGCGGTGCTGCTGGACTTCGGATTCCAACTCCTCAACGCGCAGGGCTAG